Proteins from one Longimicrobium sp. genomic window:
- a CDS encoding ABC transporter substrate-binding protein — MRNTPGGSLLTTRAATLLLAALAAACGGDRSGGGGTAQRDTTQEPGGTPERGGTAVLVEAADMEKPMPLVWQTSLDSDLMDVMYMGLTRPEWRDGRLQYLTSNDNPMAAAYHWEYTGPDSTAMRFRLRSGLKWSDGQPLTAADVVYTYQMMGNPAVASPRQGDVEQIDSVTAENDSTVVIHYKRRYADMMFSTASNIVPRHVYQDAAPGSIRTHPALNDPANRLVVSGPFKVGAWRRGESITLVPNPYFPVQPRLDRIVIRIIGEPTTRLVELRNGTADMVRGISFDQVPQIRAGDPQHQIRIEREQGRFWEYIAYLPSAHPAFADPAVRRALGLAIDVPGIIRALQMQDWTTPAAGPYSPIFKGLGDNPAVRPLPYDTARADSILDARGWKDTNGDGIRDRDGRALSFTLQTNSGNARRADVTQIVQQQWKKVGVDAQLRALEFNTFQNSLSEHRYQAALGSWGVQLSPDITPEFMPGAQFNIVQYNNPEVVRLMQEALARPTYEQSYPLWRAAAERIVQDQPYTWLYYYDAISAVRNRLRGVRINTYGAYQNVWEWWIPRSLQGPARGGAAPAGGGNDTAKGKR; from the coding sequence ATGCGGAACACCCCAGGCGGGTCCCTCCTCACTACGCGCGCCGCCACGCTCCTCCTGGCGGCGCTCGCCGCGGCCTGCGGCGGTGACCGTTCCGGCGGCGGCGGCACCGCCCAGCGCGACACCACGCAGGAGCCCGGCGGCACCCCCGAGCGCGGCGGCACCGCCGTGCTGGTCGAGGCAGCCGACATGGAGAAGCCCATGCCGCTGGTCTGGCAGACGTCGCTGGACAGCGACCTGATGGACGTGATGTACATGGGGCTCACCCGCCCCGAGTGGCGCGACGGGAGACTCCAGTACCTCACCAGCAACGACAACCCCATGGCGGCGGCGTACCACTGGGAGTACACCGGCCCGGACTCCACCGCCATGCGCTTCCGCCTGCGCTCGGGGCTGAAGTGGAGCGACGGCCAGCCGCTGACGGCGGCCGACGTCGTGTACACCTACCAGATGATGGGCAACCCCGCCGTGGCGTCGCCGCGCCAGGGCGACGTGGAGCAGATCGACTCGGTGACGGCCGAGAACGACAGCACCGTGGTGATCCACTACAAGCGCCGCTACGCCGACATGATGTTCTCCACCGCGTCCAACATCGTCCCCCGGCACGTGTACCAGGACGCGGCGCCGGGAAGCATCCGCACGCACCCGGCGCTGAACGATCCGGCCAACCGGCTGGTGGTGAGCGGACCGTTCAAGGTGGGCGCGTGGCGGCGCGGCGAGAGCATCACCCTGGTTCCCAACCCGTACTTCCCGGTGCAGCCCCGGCTGGACCGCATCGTCATCCGCATCATCGGCGAGCCCACCACGCGCCTGGTGGAGCTGCGCAACGGCACCGCCGACATGGTGCGCGGGATCAGCTTCGACCAGGTGCCGCAGATCCGCGCGGGCGACCCGCAGCACCAGATCCGGATCGAGCGCGAGCAGGGGCGCTTCTGGGAATACATCGCCTACCTCCCCAGCGCGCACCCCGCCTTCGCCGACCCCGCGGTGCGGCGCGCGCTGGGTTTGGCCATCGACGTGCCGGGGATCATCCGGGCGCTGCAGATGCAGGACTGGACCACGCCGGCCGCCGGGCCCTACTCGCCCATCTTCAAGGGGCTGGGCGACAACCCGGCGGTGCGCCCGCTCCCGTACGACACCGCGCGCGCCGACAGCATCCTGGACGCGCGGGGGTGGAAGGACACCAACGGCGACGGCATCCGCGACAGGGACGGACGCGCACTTTCCTTTACCCTGCAGACCAACTCGGGGAACGCGCGCCGCGCCGACGTCACCCAGATCGTGCAGCAGCAGTGGAAGAAGGTGGGCGTCGACGCGCAGCTCCGCGCGCTGGAGTTCAACACCTTCCAGAACTCGCTCTCGGAGCACAGGTACCAGGCGGCGCTGGGGAGCTGGGGCGTGCAGCTCTCGCCCGACATCACCCCCGAGTTCATGCCGGGGGCGCAGTTCAACATCGTGCAGTACAACAACCCCGAGGTGGTGCGGCTGATGCAGGAGGCGCTGGCCAGGCCCACCTACGAGCAGTCGTACCCGCTCTGGCGGGCCGCCGCGGAGCGAATCGTGCAGGATCAGCCGTATACCTGGCTGTATTACTACGACGCCATCTCGGCGGTGCGGAACCGGCTCCGCGGGGTGCGGATCAACACCTACGGGGCGTACCAGAACGTGTGGGAGTGGTGGATCCCGCGCAGCCTGCAGGGCCCGGCGCGGGGCGGAGCGGCGCCCGCGGGCGGCGGAAACGACACGGCAAAGGGAAAGCGGTGA
- a CDS encoding ABC transporter substrate-binding protein, whose product MPMNVYRRAAGALAVGLLAACGGGGQDAGSGAAKGGAADRDAQVPEAQRRGGTIVVAAIGEIPDMNPLTATDQTSDNVRQFVLFTPLITYNEKLEPVPYLARSWEVNADTTELTFHLRNDIYWQDGVKTTAYDVKFSYDLARNPDTGFPNLAFWTHYGDATVPDSFTFKVKMTPHADFMDPWRSFAPAPQHILKGVAPAQMRNQPFSTRAVVGNGPFRFVSHTEGQSWVFEANDRWPAELGGRPYADRIVFRPIPEPTTLLTELLNGNIDYYIAPTSDQAGQIEQNPNTRLATFPDRQFAVISWNERKPLFRDVNVRRALTMAIDRESIVQGVRRGYGQLANSTVPPFYWNYDPQAGADLKYDPEGAKRLLAEAGWRDTNGDGILDKDGKPFSFTLYTNSGNRERQDITEIVQSQLKAVGIAVQPRLAEWGSLLDRLQREPRDYDAAVVGWVTEFRIDDSDLFSCRKMKEPFQWVGYCDPQTDRYLDTLPKIADRAAARPLWIEYQRKISHDQPFTFLFFTRRLEGVHERLRNVHPDARGDWVGAARWYLDPRMRRPGR is encoded by the coding sequence ATGCCGATGAACGTGTACAGGCGCGCCGCCGGCGCGCTGGCGGTGGGGCTGCTGGCGGCGTGCGGCGGGGGTGGCCAGGACGCGGGCAGCGGCGCGGCGAAAGGCGGCGCCGCGGACCGCGACGCGCAGGTCCCCGAGGCCCAGCGCCGCGGGGGAACCATCGTGGTGGCCGCGATCGGCGAGATCCCCGACATGAACCCGCTGACGGCCACCGACCAGACGTCGGACAACGTCCGGCAGTTCGTGCTCTTCACCCCGCTCATCACCTACAACGAGAAGCTGGAGCCGGTGCCGTACCTGGCGCGGAGCTGGGAGGTGAACGCCGACACCACCGAGCTCACCTTCCACCTGCGCAACGACATCTACTGGCAGGACGGGGTGAAGACCACCGCGTACGACGTGAAGTTCTCGTACGACCTGGCCCGCAACCCCGACACCGGCTTCCCCAACCTGGCGTTCTGGACGCACTACGGCGACGCGACGGTGCCGGACTCGTTCACCTTCAAGGTGAAGATGACCCCGCACGCCGACTTCATGGACCCGTGGCGCTCGTTCGCCCCGGCGCCGCAGCACATCCTGAAGGGGGTCGCGCCGGCGCAGATGCGCAACCAGCCCTTCTCCACCCGCGCCGTCGTCGGCAACGGGCCCTTCCGGTTCGTCTCGCACACCGAGGGGCAGAGCTGGGTGTTCGAGGCCAACGACCGCTGGCCGGCCGAGCTGGGCGGGCGCCCGTATGCCGACCGCATCGTCTTCCGCCCGATCCCCGAGCCCACCACGCTGCTCACCGAGCTGCTGAACGGGAACATCGACTACTACATCGCCCCCACGAGCGACCAGGCGGGGCAGATCGAGCAGAACCCCAACACGCGCCTGGCCACCTTCCCCGACCGGCAGTTCGCGGTGATCTCTTGGAACGAGCGCAAGCCGCTGTTCAGGGACGTGAACGTCCGCCGCGCGCTGACCATGGCCATCGACCGCGAGTCGATCGTGCAGGGGGTGCGCCGGGGATACGGGCAGCTGGCCAACAGCACCGTCCCCCCGTTCTACTGGAACTACGATCCCCAGGCGGGGGCGGACCTGAAGTACGACCCCGAGGGGGCGAAGCGCCTGCTCGCCGAGGCGGGATGGCGCGACACGAACGGCGACGGGATCCTGGACAAGGACGGGAAGCCGTTCTCCTTCACGCTCTATACCAACAGCGGCAACCGCGAGCGGCAGGACATCACCGAGATCGTGCAGTCGCAGCTGAAGGCGGTGGGGATCGCGGTGCAGCCTCGCCTCGCGGAGTGGGGGTCGCTGCTCGACCGGCTGCAGCGCGAGCCGCGCGACTACGACGCCGCGGTGGTGGGGTGGGTGACCGAGTTCCGTATCGACGACTCGGACCTGTTCTCGTGCAGGAAGATGAAGGAGCCGTTCCAGTGGGTGGGGTACTGCGACCCGCAGACCGACCGCTACCTGGACACGCTGCCCAAGATCGCCGACCGCGCGGCGGCCAGGCCGCTGTGGATCGAGTATCAGCGCAAGATCTCGCACGACCAGCCGTTCACCTTCCTGTTCTTCACGCGGCGTCTGGAGGGGGTGCACGAGCGGCTGCGCAACGTACATCCCGACGCCCGCGGCGACTGGGTGGGCGCGGCACGGTGGTACCTGGACCCGCGGATGCGGCGCCCGGGACGGTAG
- a CDS encoding ABC transporter permease, protein MIGYLLRRILGAIPLLLGILTLIFFIIHIAPGDPTARFVNPNVSPRVIEQMRHNLGLDQPLHIQYLKWMWSFLRGNFGYSFGQQQPISQILPGVLWNTLQLTLLSLVLIFVVGMLIGIVQAVRQYSVADNVLSFLALFFYSMPSFWFALMLILLFSMKANQILGAHPGWAPYFGWLQFPASGMTSVGYEYMSAGGKFADRFKHLFLPALALGIGNAAGVARYMRGSMLEVIHQDFIRTARAKGLSERTVIFKHALRNALIPIITLLGLYLPFLLSGAVLVETIFGWPGMGRAIVDAILQRDYPMVMATSFVIAAMVVLGNLVSDVLYAVVDPRIRAE, encoded by the coding sequence ATGATCGGGTACCTGCTGCGCCGGATCCTGGGGGCCATCCCGCTGCTGCTGGGGATCCTCACGCTGATCTTCTTCATCATCCACATCGCCCCGGGCGACCCGACGGCCAGGTTCGTGAACCCGAACGTGAGCCCGCGGGTGATCGAGCAGATGCGGCACAACCTGGGGCTCGACCAGCCGCTCCACATCCAGTACCTGAAGTGGATGTGGAGCTTCCTGCGCGGCAACTTCGGCTACTCGTTCGGGCAGCAGCAGCCCATCAGCCAGATCCTGCCGGGGGTGCTGTGGAACACGCTGCAGCTGACCCTGCTGTCGCTGGTGCTGATCTTCGTGGTGGGGATGCTGATCGGGATCGTGCAGGCGGTGCGGCAGTACTCGGTGGCCGACAACGTGCTCTCGTTCCTGGCGCTCTTCTTCTATTCGATGCCCTCGTTCTGGTTCGCGCTGATGCTGATCCTGCTCTTCTCGATGAAGGCCAACCAGATCCTGGGCGCGCACCCCGGGTGGGCGCCGTACTTCGGGTGGCTGCAGTTTCCCGCCAGCGGGATGACCAGCGTGGGATACGAGTACATGAGCGCCGGCGGCAAGTTCGCCGACCGCTTCAAGCACCTCTTCCTTCCCGCGCTGGCGCTGGGGATCGGGAACGCGGCCGGCGTCGCCCGCTACATGCGCGGCTCCATGCTCGAGGTCATCCACCAGGACTTCATCCGCACCGCGCGGGCGAAGGGGCTCTCCGAGCGCACGGTCATCTTCAAGCACGCGCTCAGGAACGCGCTGATCCCCATCATCACCCTGCTGGGGCTGTACCTTCCCTTCCTCCTTTCCGGCGCGGTGCTGGTGGAGACGATCTTCGGGTGGCCGGGGATGGGGCGCGCCATCGTCGACGCCATCCTGCAGCGCGACTACCCCATGGTGATGGCCACGAGCTTCGTGATCGCGGCGATGGTGGTGCTGGGGAACCTGGTCTCCGACGTCCTCTACGCGGTGGTCGACCCCCGCATCCGCGCGGAGTAG